In Vibrio atlanticus, the following proteins share a genomic window:
- a CDS encoding sigma-54-dependent transcriptional regulator gives MCHVYFIDDESDLRMAIEQSFELADIEAEFFPDAESALLAIQENGLPHVIITDICLPGISGHDLLNTVMHKDKEVPVIMITGHGDISMAVQAIQDGAYDFIEKPFANERLIETTKRAIEKRQLTLENLELKRSLKASKALGPRIIGDTQSMTELRSIITHVADTNADILLFGETGTGKELVARSLHEQSSRREQNFVAVNCGAVPENLIESELYGHEKGAFTGAESKRIGKFEFAQGGTLFLDEIESMPMQAQIRLLRVLQERVIERVGSNGLVPLDIRVIAATKVDLKKAAEEGTFRQDLYYRLNVVTLDLPPLRSRQEDIPALFHHFLLVAAARYGKTAPAIPQKELHELLAHDWPGNVRELRNTAERFVLLGKLSHLSDSTSESTQYLSLAELVCDFEKNTLKQALIECNGSIKETMDRLQLPRKTLYDKMQKHQLVKESYRQNEN, from the coding sequence ATGTGTCACGTCTATTTCATTGATGATGAATCCGACCTAAGAATGGCGATTGAACAGAGCTTTGAGCTCGCCGATATTGAAGCGGAGTTCTTTCCCGATGCCGAATCTGCTCTGCTCGCAATTCAAGAGAACGGCTTACCCCACGTAATCATCACTGATATCTGTTTACCGGGTATTTCCGGGCATGACTTGCTCAACACCGTAATGCACAAAGACAAAGAAGTCCCCGTAATCATGATCACTGGCCACGGCGATATCTCCATGGCCGTACAAGCAATCCAAGACGGCGCGTATGACTTCATTGAAAAGCCGTTCGCCAATGAACGTCTAATCGAAACCACTAAGCGAGCGATAGAAAAACGCCAACTTACCCTTGAGAATCTTGAATTGAAGCGCTCTCTCAAGGCCAGTAAAGCGCTTGGACCAAGAATCATTGGTGACACGCAATCAATGACCGAGCTGCGTTCTATCATCACCCACGTTGCCGACACTAACGCCGATATTTTGTTGTTTGGTGAGACAGGTACGGGCAAAGAATTAGTCGCACGATCCCTACATGAGCAAAGCAGTCGACGAGAACAGAACTTTGTTGCCGTCAATTGCGGGGCGGTTCCAGAAAATCTGATTGAAAGTGAGTTGTATGGCCATGAAAAAGGCGCATTCACAGGTGCTGAGAGTAAACGCATTGGCAAGTTCGAGTTTGCTCAAGGCGGAACCCTATTCTTAGATGAGATCGAATCCATGCCGATGCAGGCACAAATTCGCCTGTTACGTGTCTTGCAAGAACGCGTCATCGAAAGAGTTGGCTCAAACGGATTGGTCCCACTTGATATTCGAGTCATCGCCGCAACCAAAGTTGACTTGAAAAAGGCAGCTGAAGAAGGAACTTTCAGACAAGACCTTTACTACCGATTGAATGTTGTCACCCTAGATTTACCGCCGTTGAGAAGCCGCCAAGAGGATATCCCAGCACTCTTCCACCACTTCTTACTGGTCGCTGCGGCACGTTATGGCAAAACAGCCCCGGCAATTCCACAGAAAGAACTGCACGAGCTTTTAGCCCACGATTGGCCGGGAAATGTACGAGAATTGCGTAACACTGCGGAGCGTTTCGTACTTTTAGGCAAGCTATCTCACTTATCAGACAGCACTTCGGAGTCGACCCAGTATTTGTCGTTAGCAGAACTGGTTTGTGATTTTGAGAAAAACACGTTAAAGCAAGCGCTTATTGAGTGTAATGGCAGCATCAAAGAGACGATGGATAGGCTGCAACTTCCCCGAAAAACACTCTACGATAAGATGCAAAAACACCAGCTAGTGAAAGAGTCATACAGACAAAACGAAAACTAA
- a CDS encoding TRAP transporter large permease, with translation MAMLFLFLMVIAFMLVGVPIAISLGLSSVIFLLMHSDASLASVAQTLFNAFAGHYTLLAIPFFILASSFMSTGGVAKRIIRFAIAMVGWFRGGLAMASVVACMMFAALSGSSPATVVAIGSIVIAGMIKNGYTKEFAAGVICNAGTLGILIPPSIVMVVYAAATDVSVGRMFLGGVIPGLLAGVMLMIAIYIAARIKKIPAQPFVGWGEMFAAAKDASWGLLLIVIILGGIYGGIFTPTEAAAVAAVYAFFIANFIYKDMGPFADKKNTKPALIKVFQTFFHKDTKDTLYDAGKLTIMLLFIIANALILKHVLTEERIPQMITESMLSAGLGPITFLIVVNVLLLIGGQFMEPSGLLIIVAPLVFPIAIALGIDPIHLGIMMVVNMEIGMITPPVGLNLFVTAGVAKMSMMNVVKAALPWVGVMFLFLIIVTYVPWVSTWLPTTLMGPEIITK, from the coding sequence ATGGCAATGTTATTTCTATTTTTAATGGTAATTGCTTTCATGTTGGTCGGTGTACCAATTGCGATTTCCCTCGGATTATCAAGCGTCATATTCTTATTGATGCATTCAGATGCTTCTTTGGCATCCGTTGCACAAACGCTGTTTAATGCATTTGCAGGCCATTACACTCTCTTAGCGATTCCTTTCTTTATCTTGGCCTCTAGCTTCATGTCCACAGGTGGTGTGGCGAAACGTATTATCCGTTTTGCTATTGCAATGGTGGGTTGGTTCCGCGGCGGTTTAGCAATGGCATCGGTTGTGGCGTGTATGATGTTCGCAGCGTTATCTGGGTCGTCTCCAGCAACGGTAGTGGCAATCGGTAGTATTGTTATCGCGGGTATGATCAAAAACGGCTACACAAAAGAGTTCGCGGCAGGGGTGATCTGTAACGCGGGTACGTTGGGTATCTTGATTCCACCATCCATCGTTATGGTGGTTTACGCTGCGGCGACGGATGTATCTGTCGGTCGTATGTTCTTAGGCGGCGTGATTCCTGGCCTGTTGGCGGGTGTGATGTTGATGATTGCTATCTACATTGCAGCACGTATTAAGAAGATTCCTGCACAGCCGTTTGTGGGCTGGGGTGAGATGTTCGCAGCAGCAAAAGACGCAAGTTGGGGTCTGCTACTGATTGTCATCATTTTGGGTGGTATCTACGGCGGTATCTTTACGCCGACGGAAGCGGCGGCTGTTGCAGCGGTATACGCGTTCTTTATTGCCAACTTTATCTATAAAGATATGGGGCCTTTCGCTGACAAGAAGAATACAAAGCCTGCTTTGATTAAAGTGTTCCAAACCTTCTTCCACAAAGATACCAAAGACACGCTCTATGATGCAGGTAAGCTGACCATCATGCTGCTGTTTATCATTGCCAATGCTCTGATTCTTAAGCATGTACTGACAGAGGAACGCATTCCTCAGATGATCACTGAGTCTATGCTTTCTGCAGGCTTGGGTCCGATCACCTTCTTGATTGTGGTGAACGTTCTACTCTTGATTGGTGGGCAGTTCATGGAGCCATCAGGTTTGCTGATCATCGTTGCGCCGTTGGTATTCCCAATTGCAATTGCACTGGGTATCGACCCAATTCACCTAGGTATCATGATGGTGGTGAACATGGAGATAGGGATGATAACGCCGCCTGTTGGGCTCAATTTGTTTGTGACCGCCGGGGTCGCGAAGATGTCGATGATGAACGTGGTAAAAGCAGCGTTGCCGTGGGTTGGCGTGATGTTCTTGTTCTTGATTATCGTAACTTACGTACCTTGGGTATCAACATGGTTACCGACCACCTTGATGGGGCCAGAGATCATCACTAAGTAG
- a CDS encoding TRAP transporter small permease — translation MDNPQMEQPNSSESALETSFFSKVGRVTDVIEESLIAFFLGAMTLLTFANVVFRYAFNGNILWALELTVFMFAWMVLVGASYGVKKHFHIGVDVIINLAPEKLRKVYALIAVTSCLAFSILLLIGSWNYWYPFATERAWYETDDIPMPEMLQFLADWMNEGERYEKLPRFIPYMALPIGMAMLTFRFAQVAYQVVTGKLDRMIAGHEAEEELDALKADVLAGSDEDATAVLDSTKQNKANESGTKSNGKED, via the coding sequence ATGGATAATCCTCAAATGGAACAGCCAAATTCTAGCGAGTCAGCACTGGAAACCTCTTTTTTTTCCAAAGTCGGAAGAGTTACGGATGTGATTGAAGAGTCATTAATCGCATTTTTCCTTGGCGCAATGACGCTACTTACTTTTGCCAATGTGGTATTTCGATACGCATTCAATGGCAATATCTTATGGGCACTAGAACTGACGGTGTTCATGTTCGCTTGGATGGTGTTAGTGGGCGCATCTTATGGCGTTAAAAAACACTTCCACATTGGTGTTGATGTGATCATCAACCTTGCCCCAGAAAAGCTACGCAAAGTGTATGCGTTAATCGCCGTCACAAGCTGCCTAGCATTCTCAATCTTACTTCTTATAGGTTCATGGAATTACTGGTACCCGTTCGCGACTGAGCGCGCTTGGTACGAGACCGATGATATTCCAATGCCAGAGATGCTTCAGTTCCTTGCCGACTGGATGAATGAAGGCGAGCGATACGAGAAACTGCCACGTTTTATTCCTTACATGGCACTGCCTATTGGTATGGCAATGCTGACGTTCCGTTTTGCCCAAGTTGCTTACCAAGTAGTCACAGGCAAGCTTGACCGCATGATTGCGGGGCATGAAGCCGAAGAAGAGCTGGATGCATTGAAAGCTGATGTGTTAGCGGGTTCTGATGAAGACGCGACAGCGGTATTGGATTCGACTAAGCAAAACAAGGCGAATGAGTCGGGTACAAAATCTAACGGTAAGGAAGACTAA
- a CDS encoding TRAP transporter substrate-binding protein, whose translation MFKPLTLLSVSALALTSFNAAANCDPGEIVIKFSHVTNTDKHPKGIAASLLEERVNTEMNGKACMQVFPNSTLYDDNKVLEALLNGDVQMAAPSLSKFEKFTKKYRIFDLPFLFEDVEAVDRFQNSESGEKLKNAMKRRGLQGLAFWHNGMKQMSANKPLINPEDAEGLKFRVQASDVLVAQFEQLGANPQKMSFKEVYGGLQTKVIDGQENTWSNIYGKKFFEVQDGVTETNHGILDYLVVTSNDFWKDLPEDVRTQLGTIVQEVSETRNAESSKVNLANKNNIIEAGGEVRTLTPEQREAWVTALQPVWKKFEKDIGSDLIDAALASNQ comes from the coding sequence ATGTTTAAGCCTCTTACCCTGCTGTCTGTATCTGCTCTGGCGCTCACAAGTTTTAATGCTGCTGCAAACTGTGACCCAGGTGAAATTGTGATTAAGTTCAGTCACGTAACCAATACCGATAAGCACCCGAAAGGCATTGCCGCTTCTTTACTGGAAGAGCGAGTAAACACGGAAATGAATGGCAAAGCTTGTATGCAAGTTTTCCCTAACTCAACACTCTACGATGATAATAAAGTACTGGAAGCCCTGTTAAATGGTGATGTTCAAATGGCGGCGCCATCGCTGTCTAAATTTGAGAAGTTCACTAAGAAATACCGCATTTTTGACCTTCCTTTCCTATTTGAAGACGTAGAAGCTGTTGACCGTTTCCAAAACTCAGAGTCTGGCGAAAAGCTGAAGAACGCGATGAAGCGTCGTGGCCTTCAAGGACTAGCGTTTTGGCACAATGGCATGAAACAGATGTCAGCAAACAAACCTCTTATCAATCCTGAAGACGCGGAAGGTTTGAAATTCCGTGTTCAAGCATCAGACGTATTGGTTGCTCAGTTTGAACAACTGGGTGCTAACCCACAGAAGATGTCTTTCAAAGAAGTATACGGTGGCCTACAAACTAAGGTTATCGATGGCCAAGAGAACACATGGTCAAACATTTACGGTAAGAAGTTCTTTGAAGTACAAGACGGCGTGACAGAAACTAACCACGGTATCCTTGATTACCTGGTAGTAACGTCGAACGACTTCTGGAAAGACCTACCTGAAGATGTACGTACGCAACTTGGCACAATCGTTCAAGAAGTGTCTGAGACTCGTAACGCAGAATCTTCAAAAGTTAACCTAGCGAACAAAAACAACATCATCGAAGCTGGTGGTGAGGTTCGTACGCTTACGCCTGAACAGCGTGAAGCATGGGTAACGGCGCTTCAACCAGTATGGAAGAAGTTTGAAAAAGACATCGGTTCAGATCTTATCGATGCAGCGTTAGCTTCAAACCAATAA
- a CDS encoding thioesterase family protein, with the protein MSQIYHHPVQIYYEDTDHSGVVYHPNFLKYFERAREHVLGSDKLAELWNEHGLGFAVYKANMTFQDGVEFAEICDIRTSFELDGKYKTLWRQEVWRKDATKPAVIGDIEMVCLDKDKQLQPVPAEVLKAMLGETS; encoded by the coding sequence ATGAGTCAGATCTACCATCACCCAGTACAAATTTACTATGAAGATACCGATCACTCTGGTGTGGTTTATCACCCAAACTTTCTTAAATACTTCGAGCGGGCACGCGAACATGTCTTGGGCAGCGATAAACTGGCGGAATTGTGGAATGAGCACGGACTAGGTTTTGCGGTCTATAAAGCCAACATGACTTTTCAAGATGGGGTTGAGTTCGCTGAGATCTGCGACATCCGAACCTCTTTTGAACTCGATGGAAAATACAAAACCTTATGGCGACAAGAGGTATGGCGTAAAGATGCGACTAAGCCTGCCGTGATTGGTGATATTGAAATGGTCTGCCTTGATAAAGACAAGCAACTGCAGCCAGTGCCTGCTGAAGTATTAAAAGCGATGCTTGGCGAAACGAGCTAA
- a CDS encoding 4'-phosphopantetheinyl transferase family protein, with product MKTPVVDLWLCSLSNLNDQPDNVSQLKKRLTADEIAKVERYRMPSSQIQALYVRNYLRKVLSSYSDLMPEAWRFEYGEKGKPRLIEKQQIETGLNFNISHSKEHLLIAVCQREGKSLQLGVDIEHARSSTNIDSIMKHYFSDTELTDLLELSKEEQRERFFDLWALKESYIKATGKGLATSLRSFSFDFSNLTEQTLPLHASDFQPNLQDEIRLHGEISIYSGVGLDVTEKTESSTGWQCCLGRLDEQYRFAVTLGGHLLPMQIEMRSFSPSHLFTSM from the coding sequence ATGAAAACTCCCGTTGTTGATTTGTGGCTATGTTCTCTGAGTAACTTGAATGACCAGCCAGACAATGTATCTCAGCTCAAAAAGAGACTGACGGCCGACGAGATAGCCAAAGTTGAGCGCTATCGAATGCCTTCATCTCAAATTCAGGCCCTGTATGTTAGAAACTACCTAAGAAAGGTGCTGTCTAGCTATTCTGATTTGATGCCTGAAGCGTGGCGCTTTGAATATGGTGAGAAAGGGAAGCCAAGATTAATTGAGAAACAACAAATAGAAACCGGCCTGAATTTCAATATCAGTCATAGCAAAGAACATTTGTTAATCGCAGTTTGCCAGAGAGAAGGGAAGTCACTTCAATTAGGCGTCGATATCGAACATGCCAGAAGCTCGACCAATATCGACTCGATCATGAAGCACTACTTTTCAGATACGGAATTGACGGATTTACTTGAGCTCAGCAAAGAAGAACAAAGAGAGCGCTTTTTCGATCTGTGGGCGCTGAAGGAGTCGTATATCAAAGCGACGGGCAAGGGGCTAGCCACATCGTTGCGAAGCTTTTCGTTCGATTTCTCCAATCTGACGGAGCAAACATTGCCACTTCACGCTTCGGATTTTCAACCAAACTTGCAGGATGAAATTAGATTGCATGGTGAAATCAGCATATACAGTGGAGTTGGGTTGGATGTTACTGAGAAAACCGAGAGTTCTACAGGTTGGCAATGTTGCTTGGGGCGGTTGGATGAACAGTATCGTTTCGCCGTGACTCTTGGTGGTCATTTGTTACCCATGCAGATAGAGATGAGAAGCTTTTCGCCGTCTCATCTCTTTACGTCTATGTAG